Proteins from a single region of Nocardiopsis dassonvillei subsp. dassonvillei DSM 43111:
- a CDS encoding glycosyl hydrolase family 18 protein, protein MRARLRQRIAALAAAVVLPLALAPVPAASADTAGVTVTYVETSRWETGYGGQLTIANGSGSALTDWSIGFRLPSGTAITSLWNATLSRSGDAYTVTPPSWGASVPAGGSYSIGFNGTHGGGDTAPVDCTVNGGGCSGEPGEEDTEPPTAPTGLTVTGTTSTTVALQWGPADDNAGVAGYEVLSGGEVVRAVTGTTATVTGLAPQTEHTFTVRAYDTSNNRGPESGAVTATTDADGGGPTDPPQERRVAYFTQWGIYGRDYLVNDLVTSGTAEKLTHINYAFGNINANGECFMANQLGQGDAWADYGRSFGAADSVDGVGDTWDQDLRGNFNQLRELKEMYPDLKVNISLGGWTWSEHFSDAALTAESRERMVSSCIDQFLRGNLPVFDGAGGPGSAYGVFDGIDLDWEWPGSAGHEHNTVRPEDKENFTALVQEFRDQLDALEAETSRQYELTAFLPADPEKVELGFEMPQLMTDFDFITVQGYDYHGGWETTANHQSNLLLDPADPGPDLYSTETTVQAYLDRGVDPADMVLGVPFYGRGWTGVEPGPNGDGLFQSATGPAPGSYEAGIDDWKVLKDLVGTGGYELYRDDALGTAWLYNGSTFWTYDDEISMAQKTDWAQAQGLGGVMIWSVDGDDANGSLMNAIDTALAG, encoded by the coding sequence GTGAGAGCACGACTTCGCCAACGAATCGCGGCACTGGCCGCCGCGGTCGTCCTACCCCTCGCACTGGCACCCGTCCCGGCCGCGTCGGCCGACACCGCGGGCGTCACCGTCACCTACGTGGAGACCAGTCGCTGGGAGACCGGCTACGGCGGGCAGCTGACCATCGCCAACGGCTCGGGGTCGGCGCTGACCGACTGGAGCATCGGCTTCCGGCTCCCGTCCGGCACCGCCATCACCAGCCTGTGGAACGCCACCCTCAGCCGCTCCGGCGACGCCTACACCGTCACCCCGCCCTCGTGGGGCGCCTCCGTCCCGGCGGGCGGCAGCTACTCCATCGGGTTCAACGGCACCCACGGCGGCGGCGACACCGCTCCCGTGGACTGCACGGTCAACGGCGGCGGCTGCTCGGGCGAGCCCGGCGAGGAGGACACCGAGCCTCCCACCGCGCCGACCGGCCTGACCGTCACCGGCACCACCTCGACCACCGTGGCCCTGCAGTGGGGCCCCGCGGACGACAACGCCGGGGTCGCGGGCTACGAGGTCCTCTCCGGCGGCGAGGTCGTCCGCGCGGTCACCGGCACCACCGCCACCGTCACCGGGCTGGCGCCCCAGACCGAGCACACGTTCACCGTGCGCGCCTACGACACCTCCAACAACAGGGGTCCCGAGAGCGGCGCCGTCACCGCCACCACCGACGCGGACGGCGGCGGCCCCACCGACCCGCCCCAGGAGCGCCGGGTCGCCTACTTCACCCAGTGGGGCATCTACGGCCGCGACTACCTGGTGAACGACCTGGTCACCTCGGGCACCGCCGAGAAGCTCACCCACATCAACTACGCCTTCGGCAACATCAACGCGAACGGCGAGTGCTTCATGGCCAACCAGCTCGGCCAGGGCGACGCCTGGGCCGACTACGGCCGCTCCTTCGGGGCCGCCGACAGCGTCGACGGGGTCGGCGACACGTGGGACCAGGACCTGCGCGGCAACTTCAACCAGCTGCGCGAGCTCAAGGAGATGTACCCCGACCTCAAGGTCAACATCTCCCTGGGCGGCTGGACCTGGTCCGAGCACTTCTCCGACGCGGCGCTGACCGCCGAGTCGCGTGAGCGCATGGTCTCCTCCTGCATCGACCAGTTCCTGCGCGGCAACCTGCCCGTGTTCGACGGCGCGGGCGGCCCCGGCTCCGCCTACGGCGTCTTCGACGGCATCGACCTGGACTGGGAGTGGCCGGGATCGGCGGGCCACGAGCACAACACCGTCCGCCCCGAGGACAAGGAGAACTTCACCGCCCTGGTGCAGGAGTTCCGCGACCAGCTGGACGCCCTGGAGGCCGAGACGAGCCGCCAGTACGAGCTGACCGCGTTCCTGCCCGCAGACCCGGAGAAGGTCGAGCTCGGCTTCGAGATGCCGCAGCTCATGACCGACTTCGACTTCATCACGGTGCAGGGCTACGACTACCACGGCGGTTGGGAGACCACCGCCAACCACCAGTCTAACCTGCTCCTGGACCCGGCCGACCCCGGCCCGGACCTGTACTCCACCGAGACCACGGTCCAGGCCTACCTCGACCGCGGCGTCGACCCCGCCGACATGGTGCTCGGCGTGCCGTTCTACGGCCGCGGCTGGACCGGTGTGGAGCCCGGTCCGAACGGCGACGGTCTCTTCCAGAGCGCTACCGGTCCCGCCCCCGGTAGCTACGAGGCGGGGATCGACGACTGGAAGGTCCTGAAGGACCTGGTGGGCACCGGCGGCTACGAGCTGTACCGCGACGACGCGCTGGGCACCGCCTGGCTGTACAACGGCAGCACCTTCTGGACCTACGACGACGAGATCTCCATGGCCCAGAAGACCGACTGGGCCCAGGCCCAGGGCCTGGGCGGCGTCATGATCTGGTCCGTTGACGGCGACGACGCCAACGGCAGCCTCATGAACGCCATCGACACGGCGCTGGCCGGGTAG
- a CDS encoding glycosyl hydrolase family 18 protein: MRARRFSTRLAAAAAAVLLAPLAVTAVPAAAAEETGPADLTVTYTESARWNTGYTGQITVHNASDTPVEDWAVEFSLPDGSRIHELWNATLAGTPGGYTITPPHWGASVPAGGSYSFGFNGLHSDGATDLVDCLVNGSPCAGDDGSGPSHDSYSVAYYTQWSAGERDYHVRDLVDSDSAEKLTHINYAFGNVTAEGVCATGDGTSQEGAVADYAHPVPAAESVDGTADDPDQELRGNFNQLRELKEMYPDLKVNISLGGWEWSRYFSDAALTEESRERLVSSCVDLYLRGNLPEVDGAGGEGAAYGVFDGIDLDWEWPGSDGHPHNTVRPEDKENFTALVQEFRDQLDAFGEETDRHYELTAFMPAGGWRLDAGYELDELMTDFDFVTVQGYDYHGTWESTTNHQSNLVVDARDPQPVISTELIVQAYLDRGVDPGKLVLGVPFYGQGWTGVEPGPDGDGLFQTATGPAQGAYAAGTEDWKVLEEKVESGEFEVFRNDGAGTAWIYDGQTLWNYDDETAMTQKTDWARDKGLGGVMIWSIDGDDAEGSLMAAIDTALSD, from the coding sequence GTGAGAGCACGACGTTTCAGTACCCGCCTCGCGGCCGCCGCGGCCGCCGTGCTGCTCGCCCCGCTCGCGGTGACCGCGGTCCCCGCCGCGGCCGCCGAGGAGACCGGCCCCGCCGACCTCACGGTGACCTACACGGAGTCGGCCCGGTGGAACACCGGCTACACCGGCCAGATCACCGTCCACAACGCCTCGGACACCCCCGTCGAGGACTGGGCCGTCGAGTTCTCGCTCCCCGACGGCAGCCGCATCCACGAGCTGTGGAACGCCACCCTCGCGGGCACCCCCGGCGGCTACACGATCACCCCGCCGCACTGGGGCGCCAGCGTTCCGGCGGGCGGCAGCTACTCCTTCGGCTTCAACGGGCTGCACTCCGACGGCGCCACCGACCTCGTGGACTGCCTGGTCAACGGCTCCCCCTGCGCCGGGGACGACGGGAGCGGCCCCTCCCACGACAGCTACAGCGTCGCCTACTACACCCAGTGGAGCGCCGGGGAGCGCGACTACCACGTCCGCGACCTGGTCGACAGCGACAGCGCGGAGAAGCTCACGCACATCAACTACGCGTTCGGCAACGTCACCGCCGAGGGCGTGTGCGCCACGGGTGACGGGACCAGCCAGGAGGGCGCCGTCGCCGACTACGCGCACCCCGTGCCCGCCGCGGAGAGCGTCGACGGGACCGCCGACGACCCCGACCAGGAGCTGCGCGGCAACTTCAACCAGCTGCGCGAGCTCAAGGAGATGTACCCCGACCTCAAGGTCAACATCTCCCTCGGCGGCTGGGAGTGGTCCCGGTACTTCTCCGACGCGGCCCTGACCGAGGAGTCCCGCGAGAGGCTGGTCAGCTCCTGCGTCGACCTGTACCTGCGGGGCAACCTGCCCGAGGTCGACGGCGCGGGCGGCGAGGGCGCCGCCTACGGGGTCTTCGACGGCATCGACCTGGACTGGGAGTGGCCCGGCTCCGACGGCCACCCGCACAACACCGTCCGCCCCGAGGACAAGGAGAACTTCACCGCCCTGGTGCAGGAGTTCCGCGACCAGCTGGACGCGTTCGGCGAGGAGACCGACCGCCACTACGAGCTGACCGCGTTCATGCCCGCCGGAGGCTGGCGCCTGGACGCCGGGTACGAGCTGGACGAGCTCATGACCGACTTCGACTTCGTCACGGTGCAGGGCTACGACTACCACGGCACCTGGGAGAGCACGACCAACCACCAGTCCAACCTGGTCGTGGACGCCCGCGACCCCCAGCCGGTGATCTCCACCGAGCTCATCGTCCAGGCCTACCTGGACCGGGGCGTGGACCCCGGCAAGCTCGTCCTGGGCGTGCCCTTCTACGGACAGGGGTGGACGGGCGTGGAACCCGGCCCCGACGGTGACGGCCTCTTCCAGACCGCGACGGGCCCCGCGCAGGGGGCGTACGCGGCGGGCACCGAGGACTGGAAGGTCCTGGAGGAGAAGGTCGAGTCCGGTGAGTTCGAGGTCTTCCGCAACGACGGGGCCGGTACCGCCTGGATCTACGACGGCCAGACGCTCTGGAACTACGACGACGAGACCGCCATGACGCAGAAGACCGACTGGGCCCGGGACAAGGGCCTCGGCGGGGTCATGATCTGGTCCATCGACGGCGACGACGCCGAGGGCAGCCTCATGGCCGCCATCGACACGGCGCTGAGCGACTAG
- a CDS encoding MarR family winged helix-turn-helix transcriptional regulator: MNLPFDPIERAHDNWTRRWGPSPAMAAVTSVMRAQQILIGELDGALKPFGLTFARYEALVLLTFSGSGSLPLGKIGERLMVHPTSVTNTIDRLEGQGFVRRRPNPSDGRGVLAEITDAGRRVTEEATGALLSMDFGLGCYSDEELWRMHEMFTRLRVDFGDFPEPVAEAAEGR; encoded by the coding sequence TTGAATCTTCCGTTCGACCCGATCGAGCGGGCACACGACAACTGGACGCGCAGATGGGGGCCCTCGCCCGCCATGGCGGCGGTCACCTCGGTCATGCGCGCGCAGCAGATCCTGATCGGGGAGCTGGACGGCGCCCTCAAGCCGTTCGGCCTGACCTTCGCCCGCTACGAGGCGCTCGTCCTGCTCACCTTCAGCGGTTCCGGCTCGCTGCCCCTGGGCAAGATCGGCGAGCGTCTCATGGTGCACCCGACCAGCGTCACCAACACCATCGACCGGTTGGAGGGGCAGGGCTTCGTGCGCCGCCGCCCCAACCCGAGCGACGGTCGCGGCGTGCTGGCCGAGATCACCGACGCCGGGCGCCGGGTCACCGAGGAGGCGACCGGGGCGCTGCTGTCCATGGACTTCGGCCTGGGCTGCTACTCCGACGAGGAGCTGTGGCGCATGCACGAGATGTTCACCCGGCTCAGGGTGGACTTCGGCGACTTCCCCGAGCCCGTCGCGGAGGCCGCCGAGGGCCGCTGA
- a CDS encoding acyl-CoA mutase large subunit family protein — protein MANTTSGPSGGGAREIEAGRERWQRRYDSARTRDADFTSLSGRTLEPVYGPRPGAEVPGFERIGWPGEYPYTRGLHATGYRGRAWTIRQFAGFGNARQTNERYKMILASGGGGLSVAFDMPTLMGHDSDSPHALGEVGHCGVAIDSVADMDLLFDGIPLGETTTSMTISGPAVPAFCMYLVAAERQGVDIRTLNGTLQTDIFKEYIAQKEWLYPPEPQLRLIGDLMEYCAADIPAYKPLSVSGYHIREAGATAAQELAFTLADGFGYVELGLSRGLDVDTFAPGLSFFFDAHIDFFEEIAKFRAARRIWARWLRDVYGARTEKAQWLRFHTQTAGVSLTAQQPYNNVVRTAVEALSAVLGGTNSLHTNALDETLALPTEQSAEIALRTQQVLMEETGIVNVADPLGGSWYLESLTDELEAEAERIFAHILRMGGGEGAEHAIGPMTSGILAGIENGYFSSEIAESAFQYQQALEKGDKKIVGVNCHTNTVSGELDILRISHEVEHEQKRALAERRAARDGAAVDRALAALLAGVRSGGGNLIPLIMDAARAEATLGEICATMGEEFGTYTEDPRF, from the coding sequence ATGGCGAACACCACGAGCGGTCCCAGCGGCGGCGGGGCCCGGGAGATCGAGGCCGGACGCGAGCGCTGGCAGCGCCGCTACGACTCGGCGCGCACACGCGACGCCGACTTCACCTCCCTGTCCGGGCGCACCCTGGAACCCGTCTACGGTCCCCGTCCCGGCGCCGAGGTCCCCGGTTTCGAGCGCATCGGCTGGCCGGGGGAGTACCCCTACACCCGCGGCCTCCACGCCACCGGCTACCGGGGACGGGCGTGGACCATCCGCCAGTTCGCCGGGTTCGGCAACGCGCGCCAGACCAACGAGCGCTACAAGATGATCCTGGCCTCGGGCGGGGGCGGGCTCTCGGTCGCCTTCGACATGCCCACCCTCATGGGCCACGACTCCGACTCCCCCCACGCGCTGGGCGAGGTCGGCCACTGCGGCGTGGCCATCGACTCCGTCGCCGACATGGACCTGCTCTTCGACGGGATCCCGCTCGGCGAGACCACCACCTCCATGACCATCAGCGGTCCGGCCGTCCCGGCCTTCTGCATGTACCTGGTGGCGGCCGAGCGCCAGGGGGTGGACATCCGCACCCTCAACGGCACGCTCCAGACCGACATCTTCAAGGAGTACATCGCCCAGAAGGAGTGGCTCTACCCGCCGGAGCCGCAGCTGCGGCTGATCGGCGACCTCATGGAGTACTGCGCGGCCGACATCCCCGCGTACAAGCCGCTGTCGGTGTCGGGCTACCACATCCGCGAGGCCGGGGCCACGGCCGCCCAGGAGCTCGCCTTCACCCTCGCCGACGGCTTCGGCTACGTCGAACTCGGCCTCTCCCGCGGGCTGGACGTCGACACCTTCGCGCCGGGGCTGTCCTTCTTCTTCGACGCGCACATCGACTTCTTCGAGGAGATCGCCAAGTTCCGCGCCGCCCGCCGCATCTGGGCGCGCTGGCTCCGTGACGTCTACGGCGCCAGGACCGAGAAGGCGCAGTGGCTGCGGTTCCACACCCAGACCGCGGGGGTCTCCCTGACCGCCCAGCAGCCCTACAACAACGTCGTGCGCACCGCCGTGGAGGCGCTCTCGGCGGTCCTGGGCGGCACGAACTCGCTGCACACCAACGCCCTGGACGAGACCCTGGCGCTGCCGACCGAGCAGTCCGCCGAGATCGCCCTGCGCACCCAGCAGGTCCTCATGGAGGAGACCGGGATCGTCAACGTCGCCGACCCGCTCGGCGGATCCTGGTACCTGGAGTCGCTCACCGACGAGCTGGAGGCCGAGGCGGAGCGGATCTTCGCGCACATCCTGCGCATGGGCGGGGGCGAGGGCGCCGAGCACGCGATCGGCCCGATGACCTCCGGCATCCTCGCCGGGATCGAGAACGGCTACTTCAGCTCCGAGATCGCCGAGTCCGCCTTCCAGTACCAGCAGGCACTGGAGAAGGGCGACAAGAAGATCGTGGGCGTCAACTGCCACACCAACACCGTCTCCGGCGAACTGGACATCCTCCGGATCAGCCACGAGGTCGAGCACGAGCAGAAGCGCGCGCTCGCCGAGCGCCGCGCCGCACGCGACGGCGCCGCCGTGGACCGCGCCCTGGCCGCCCTGCTGGCGGGCGTGCGCTCCGGCGGGGGCAACCTCATCCCGCTGATCATGGACGCGGCCCGCGCCGAGGCCACGCTCGGCGAGATCTGCGCGACCATGGGGGAGGAGTTCGGGACCTACACCGAGGACCCGCGGTTCTGA
- a CDS encoding tetratricopeptide repeat protein, with the protein MQPSDFSPNSAVDLGARKAAMEREAKQRAAESAGRSNPYAVNVDEATFQAQVLERSMSTPVVLAVLAGWSEQSKQVEDALDKISAASGGTWFLAKVDSEASPQLVQALRVPTTPMIVVVIQGQLLPGPAGPATEEQLTAWLVEAFAALKEQGALPPGHPGTITGEPGAEGAQGAQAAQPEEPQGRPVDIEAQEALDRGDFEAAAAVYAKAVEADSGDTESRAKLAQVRLVGRLQEVDAGAALQAAADRPEDVAAQTTAADVEMYGGRFEDAFARLVDTVRITSDEDRDRARTHLLGLFELLPPGDPRVNAARRKLTSALF; encoded by the coding sequence ATGCAGCCTTCGGACTTTTCACCGAACAGTGCCGTGGACCTCGGCGCGCGCAAGGCGGCCATGGAACGCGAGGCCAAACAGCGCGCGGCGGAGTCGGCGGGTCGATCCAACCCCTACGCCGTCAACGTCGACGAGGCCACCTTCCAGGCCCAGGTCCTGGAGCGGTCGATGTCGACCCCGGTCGTGCTGGCCGTCCTCGCGGGCTGGTCCGAGCAGTCCAAGCAGGTCGAGGACGCCCTGGACAAGATCTCCGCGGCCTCCGGCGGCACCTGGTTCCTGGCCAAGGTCGACAGCGAGGCCAGCCCGCAGCTGGTCCAGGCCCTGCGGGTGCCCACCACCCCGATGATCGTCGTGGTGATCCAGGGCCAGCTCCTGCCCGGCCCGGCGGGTCCGGCCACCGAGGAGCAGCTCACCGCCTGGCTGGTCGAGGCGTTCGCCGCCCTCAAGGAACAGGGCGCGCTGCCCCCGGGCCACCCCGGCACCATCACCGGTGAGCCCGGCGCCGAGGGCGCCCAGGGCGCGCAGGCGGCCCAGCCCGAGGAGCCCCAGGGCCGTCCCGTGGACATCGAGGCCCAGGAGGCCCTGGACCGCGGCGACTTCGAGGCGGCCGCGGCCGTCTACGCCAAGGCCGTGGAGGCCGACTCCGGCGACACCGAATCCAGGGCCAAGCTCGCCCAGGTCCGGCTGGTCGGCCGCCTCCAGGAAGTGGACGCGGGCGCCGCCCTCCAGGCCGCGGCCGACCGGCCCGAGGACGTCGCCGCCCAGACCACCGCGGCCGACGTCGAGATGTACGGCGGCAGGTTCGAGGACGCCTTCGCCCGCCTCGTCGACACGGTCAGGATCACCTCCGACGAGGACCGCGACAGGGCGCGCACCCACCTGCTGGGCCTGTTCGAGCTGCTGCCCCCGGGCGACCCGCGGGTCAACGCCGCCCGCCGCAAGCTCACCTCCGCGCTGTTCTAG
- a CDS encoding cytidylate kinase-like family protein yields the protein MATDDTTDRRGGPLVTISATYGAGGSAVGPAVAARLGVAFLDRAVPSAVAARIGCSLDEALQRDDRAPGRLERLLSSAARLPTVTLGSVDTALIGSTDEEGRLLYDHEFVEQTERVLGEVARQGGVVLGRAGAVVLRDRPGALHVRLDGDPDARLRRARGLWESGDHGEWTGTDSDEPPNARLLDDNDRARAAYVRRFYRADPADPRHYHLVLDAVSLSLEACVDLVVRAARDRATVPSGGA from the coding sequence ATGGCTACCGACGACACCACCGACAGACGCGGCGGACCCCTGGTCACGATCTCGGCCACCTACGGCGCGGGAGGCAGCGCGGTGGGCCCCGCCGTCGCCGCCCGGCTCGGCGTGGCCTTCCTCGACCGGGCCGTGCCCAGCGCGGTGGCCGCCCGTATCGGTTGCTCGCTCGACGAGGCGCTCCAACGCGACGACCGCGCTCCCGGCAGGCTCGAACGCCTGCTCTCCAGCGCCGCGCGCCTGCCCACCGTCACCCTCGGCAGCGTGGACACCGCCCTCATCGGCAGCACCGACGAGGAGGGCCGCCTCCTCTACGACCACGAGTTCGTGGAGCAGACCGAACGGGTCCTGGGCGAGGTGGCCCGACAGGGCGGCGTCGTCCTCGGCCGCGCCGGGGCCGTGGTCCTGCGCGACCGTCCCGGCGCCCTGCACGTGCGCCTGGACGGCGACCCCGACGCGCGCCTGCGCCGGGCGCGCGGGCTGTGGGAGTCCGGAGACCACGGCGAGTGGACGGGCACCGACTCCGACGAGCCGCCCAACGCGCGCCTGCTCGACGACAACGACCGCGCCCGGGCGGCCTACGTGCGGCGCTTCTACCGCGCCGACCCCGCCGACCCCCGCCACTACCACCTGGTCCTGGACGCGGTGTCGCTGTCGCTGGAGGCCTGCGTGGACCTCGTCGTGCGCGCCGCCCGCGACCGCGCGACCGTCCCCTCCGGGGGCGCCTGA
- a CDS encoding NAD-dependent malic enzyme — translation MATLPSVSYSITVRLELDAGGSAVGSLTNAVEQVGGMITALDVAAAGHERIRIDVTCAARDTEHAQAIVDALGAVEGVVVHKVSDRTFLMHLGGKIEMKSKVPLRNRDELSMAYTPGVARVSQAIAANKDDARRLTIKRNSVAVVTDGSAVLGLGNIGPEAAMPVMEGKAALFKRFADIDAWPIALDTQDVDEIVRTVQVLAPGFGGINLEDISAPRCFEVEARLRELLDIPVFHDDQHGTAIVVLAALRNALRVVGKKLGEVRIAMSGAGAAGTAILKLLMHAGARDVIVSDVHGAVHAGREDLDPNLRWIAEHTNPEGYSGDLRGAVAGADVFIGVSAPNLLNGDDIAEMNEDAIIFALANPDPEVDPDVAHLHASVVATGRSDYPNQINNVLVFPGFFRGLLDAQSHDVTSDMMVAAAEALADVVTEDELGPNYIIPSVFHSDLSTHVATAVREVAQRGQAAAQA, via the coding sequence GTGGCCACCCTTCCCAGCGTTTCCTACTCCATCACCGTCCGCCTCGAACTGGACGCTGGGGGCAGTGCGGTCGGCAGTCTCACCAACGCCGTCGAGCAGGTGGGCGGCATGATCACCGCGCTGGACGTGGCCGCCGCCGGACACGAGCGCATCCGCATCGACGTCACCTGCGCCGCCCGCGACACCGAGCACGCCCAGGCCATCGTCGACGCCCTGGGCGCCGTCGAGGGCGTGGTCGTGCACAAGGTCAGCGACCGCACCTTCCTCATGCACCTGGGCGGCAAGATCGAGATGAAGTCCAAGGTGCCGCTGCGCAACCGCGACGAGCTCTCCATGGCCTACACCCCCGGCGTCGCCCGCGTCTCCCAGGCCATCGCCGCCAACAAGGACGACGCCCGGCGCCTGACCATCAAGCGCAACAGCGTCGCCGTGGTCACCGACGGCTCCGCGGTCCTGGGCCTGGGCAACATCGGCCCCGAGGCCGCCATGCCCGTCATGGAGGGCAAGGCCGCCCTGTTCAAACGCTTCGCCGACATCGACGCCTGGCCCATCGCCCTGGACACCCAGGACGTGGACGAGATCGTGCGCACCGTGCAGGTGCTGGCGCCCGGGTTCGGCGGCATCAACCTGGAGGACATCTCCGCCCCCCGCTGCTTCGAGGTCGAGGCCCGCCTGCGCGAGCTGCTCGACATCCCCGTCTTCCACGACGACCAGCACGGCACCGCCATCGTCGTGCTCGCCGCCCTGCGCAACGCTCTGCGCGTGGTGGGCAAGAAGCTCGGCGAGGTCCGCATCGCCATGTCCGGCGCGGGCGCGGCCGGAACCGCGATCCTCAAGCTCCTCATGCACGCCGGGGCGCGCGACGTCATCGTCAGCGACGTGCACGGCGCCGTGCACGCCGGGCGCGAGGACCTCGACCCCAACCTGCGGTGGATCGCGGAGCACACCAACCCCGAGGGCTACAGCGGCGACCTGCGCGGTGCCGTGGCCGGGGCGGACGTCTTCATCGGCGTCTCGGCCCCCAACCTCCTCAACGGCGACGACATCGCCGAGATGAACGAGGACGCCATCATCTTCGCGCTGGCCAACCCCGACCCCGAGGTCGACCCGGACGTGGCCCACCTGCACGCCTCCGTGGTGGCCACCGGCCGCAGCGACTACCCCAACCAGATCAACAACGTGCTGGTCTTCCCCGGCTTCTTCCGCGGTCTGCTGGACGCCCAGAGCCACGACGTCACCTCGGACATGATGGTCGCCGCGGCGGAGGCCCTGGCCGACGTCGTCACCGAGGACGAGCTGGGCCCCAACTACATCATCCCCAGCGTGTTCCACTCCGACCTGTCCACGCACGTGGCCACGGCCGTGCGCGAGGTCGCCCAGCGCGGCCAGGCGGCCGCACAGGCATAA
- a CDS encoding YqgE/AlgH family protein encodes MDQPMTGRLLVAAPMLQEDSFRRSVVFVVDDAADGTLGVILNRPLGMAVDEVVTDWGAYASEPAVMFSGGPVGLGSGIALGAAGPGEPPPGWSPLEGLDPHLGLDGIGVVDLDGPAQVLGGALGAFRLFAGYAGWSAGQLAGEIEEGAWYVVDAVADDVFTTAPEGLWSRVLRRQGGEMALLSTFPDDPAMN; translated from the coding sequence ATGGACCAGCCGATGACCGGGCGCCTCCTGGTGGCCGCCCCCATGCTCCAGGAGGACTCCTTCCGCCGCTCGGTGGTGTTCGTCGTGGACGACGCCGCCGACGGCACCCTGGGGGTGATCCTCAACCGCCCCCTGGGGATGGCCGTGGACGAGGTCGTCACCGACTGGGGCGCCTACGCCAGCGAACCGGCGGTGATGTTCTCCGGGGGTCCCGTGGGCCTGGGCTCCGGCATCGCCCTGGGGGCGGCCGGGCCCGGTGAGCCCCCTCCCGGCTGGTCCCCGCTGGAGGGCCTGGACCCGCACCTGGGCCTGGACGGGATCGGCGTGGTCGACCTCGACGGCCCCGCCCAGGTGCTCGGCGGGGCGCTCGGCGCGTTCCGCCTCTTCGCGGGCTACGCGGGGTGGAGCGCGGGCCAGCTGGCGGGGGAGATCGAGGAGGGGGCCTGGTACGTCGTCGACGCGGTCGCCGACGACGTCTTCACCACCGCGCCCGAGGGGCTGTGGTCGCGGGTGCTGCGCCGCCAGGGCGGGGAGATGGCGCTCCTGTCCACCTTCCCCGACGACCCCGCCATGAACTGA
- a CDS encoding DUF3039 domain-containing protein: MAMDILNKVLPDSETKPDISHDGGDRERFAHYVQKDKITASAVTGDPVIALCGKVWVPNRDPKKFPVCPECKKVYEEMMK; the protein is encoded by the coding sequence ATGGCGATGGACATCCTCAACAAGGTCCTCCCGGACAGCGAGACCAAACCGGACATCTCCCACGACGGCGGGGACCGGGAGCGGTTCGCCCACTACGTGCAGAAGGACAAGATCACCGCGAGCGCCGTGACCGGCGACCCCGTGATCGCCCTGTGCGGCAAGGTGTGGGTGCCCAACCGCGACCCCAAGAAGTTCCCCGTGTGCCCCGAGTGCAAGAAGGTCTACGAGGAGATGATGAAGTAG